Proteins encoded together in one Nostoc sp. PCC 7524 window:
- a CDS encoding carbohydrate ABC transporter permease, with the protein MKQITPKNWILLNQKLTPYLFLLPALTLLGLTVFWPALQAFYLSFTSYEDISQAPQWIGMKNFLRLWQDQVFWKTLENTFIYLVGVVPILVMVPLGLAILVNQKLRGITWFRAAYYTPVVISMVVAGIAWKWLYAENGLLNQLLKMLGLFPEGIPWLTSSAKIFGIVPISLASVMAVTIWKGLGYYMVIYLAGLQSIPADVYEAAAIDGSDGIRKHWDITVPLMQPYLALVAVISAISATKVFEEVYIMTQGGPLNSSKTIVYYLYEQAFSNLEITYACSIGLVLFLIILGLSVLRLVISQPGGDSLV; encoded by the coding sequence ATGAAACAAATAACACCAAAAAATTGGATACTACTGAATCAAAAACTGACCCCTTATTTATTTTTACTCCCGGCTTTAACTCTCCTAGGTTTAACAGTATTTTGGCCTGCACTACAAGCATTTTACCTCAGCTTCACCAGCTATGAAGACATCAGCCAAGCACCGCAATGGATCGGAATGAAAAACTTCCTGCGTTTGTGGCAAGATCAGGTTTTTTGGAAAACTTTAGAAAACACTTTTATTTATCTTGTCGGTGTAGTACCAATTTTAGTAATGGTTCCTTTAGGGTTAGCAATTTTAGTTAATCAAAAATTGCGAGGAATTACTTGGTTTCGAGCCGCATACTATACCCCGGTAGTGATTTCTATGGTAGTTGCGGGGATAGCTTGGAAGTGGCTGTATGCAGAAAACGGTTTATTGAATCAATTGCTAAAAATGCTAGGTCTTTTTCCTGAAGGTATTCCCTGGCTCACCAGTTCCGCTAAAATTTTTGGCATTGTGCCAATTTCTCTAGCCAGTGTGATGGCTGTCACCATTTGGAAAGGACTAGGTTATTATATGGTGATTTATTTAGCTGGTTTGCAATCAATTCCGGCTGATGTGTATGAAGCTGCCGCTATTGATGGTTCAGATGGGATTCGCAAACATTGGGATATTACAGTACCTTTAATGCAGCCTTACTTAGCTTTAGTAGCAGTAATTTCGGCTATTTCTGCAACTAAAGTATTTGAAGAAGTTTATATTATGACTCAAGGAGGGCCGCTTAATAGCTCCAAAACTATTGTTTATTATCTCTATGAGCAAGCATTTAGTAACTTGGAAATTACCTATGCTTGCAGCATTGGTTTAGTTTTATTTTTGATAATTTTAGGACTATCAGTTTTACGT